The Vibrio ishigakensis genome has a window encoding:
- a CDS encoding c-type cytochrome: MKTISLYLLLGVVLVTGGFVGVKAYMDNRYGEADLANGKAQFTNNCLMCHGDKGHGDGLVAQSLEVKPDNIHAELINPFGMKFELIDSVLQGDNGQNGVMPAFKDTLTEKDVNDIFEYIKSINQ; this comes from the coding sequence ATGAAAACCATCTCATTATATCTACTGCTTGGTGTTGTACTTGTAACCGGCGGATTCGTTGGTGTTAAAGCCTACATGGATAATCGCTATGGAGAGGCGGACCTAGCAAATGGCAAAGCCCAATTTACCAATAATTGTTTGATGTGCCATGGCGACAAAGGCCACGGTGACGGCTTGGTGGCGCAGAGCCTAGAGGTAAAACCTGACAACATACACGCTGAACTGATCAACCCGTTTGGTATGAAATTTGAACTTATCGACTCTGTACTGCAGGGAGACAATGGCCAGAACGGCGTTATGCCTGCGTTCAAAGATACGCTAACAGAAAAAGACGTGAACGATATCTTCGAATACATAAAAAGCATCAACCAATAA